From a single Mesorhizobium shangrilense genomic region:
- a CDS encoding CocE/NonD family hydrolase, producing MVRTEFPFAVETVDPLWITLADGTRIAATLWRPRTEGKVPVVVEMVPYRRRDGTVARDIDIHPWLAGHGIACARIDIRGSGDSDGDLADEYLPREQLDACEIIAHLAAQPWCNGNVGMTGISWGGFNALQVAARRPPALKAIIANCATDDRYADDIHYMGGALLTEQEMWSNFMLVKKAMAPDPQIVGDAWRDMWTTRLTATSSLSEVWLAHQRRDDYWRQGSVCEDHSAIECAVMAVCGWEDSYSNFVPRLLEHLLGPKLGIVGPWSHAYPCRGAPGPLIGYLQEALRWWRHWLCGEDTGIMDEPLYRVWVTGEERPQPFYLPDHAGSWAAEDAWPSPRIERRVLHLNAAGLTGQATPGATLSVQSPATAGRDCGRWGGYGGSCPDMPIDQRREDGMALCFDTTPLDDDLTLLGAVELDLLVTVDQPHVNLAARLCDVYPDGTSALMTYGVLNLSHRDSHEHPTPCPVGTPFRVKLKLNDFARTVPRGHRIRLALANQHWPILWPQPHLSTLSMASGDCTMMLPVRPPSPRDSDVRFEPAETAPPVPTTTLEEGFDRRITTEDVGTGMQTIALSSDHGCRRYDDRAITVSSANSDTMSIKADDPLSAKLVTEYRWAIASGDADTEATAITELTADETHFNLSWRLEARERGRLVHSASATQRIRRDFA from the coding sequence GTGGTACGAACCGAATTTCCCTTTGCCGTGGAAACCGTCGATCCGCTCTGGATCACGCTGGCCGACGGCACCCGCATCGCCGCCACGCTGTGGCGTCCGCGAACCGAGGGCAAGGTGCCCGTGGTCGTCGAGATGGTGCCGTATCGCCGCCGTGACGGCACTGTGGCGCGCGACATCGACATCCATCCCTGGCTCGCCGGACACGGCATTGCCTGCGCCCGCATAGACATTCGCGGCAGCGGCGATTCCGACGGCGACCTGGCCGACGAATATCTGCCGCGCGAACAGCTGGACGCCTGCGAGATCATCGCCCATCTCGCCGCCCAGCCCTGGTGCAACGGCAATGTCGGCATGACCGGCATCTCCTGGGGCGGCTTCAACGCGCTGCAGGTCGCAGCGCGCCGGCCGCCGGCCCTGAAGGCCATCATCGCCAACTGCGCCACCGACGACCGCTACGCCGACGACATCCATTATATGGGTGGCGCGCTGCTGACCGAGCAGGAGATGTGGTCCAACTTCATGCTGGTCAAGAAGGCGATGGCGCCGGACCCGCAGATCGTCGGCGACGCCTGGCGCGACATGTGGACCACGCGCCTCACGGCGACGAGTTCGCTTTCGGAAGTGTGGCTCGCCCATCAGCGCCGCGACGACTACTGGCGCCAAGGGTCAGTCTGCGAGGACCATTCCGCGATCGAATGCGCGGTCATGGCCGTCTGCGGCTGGGAGGACAGCTATTCGAACTTCGTCCCACGCCTGCTCGAACATCTGCTTGGGCCGAAGCTCGGCATCGTCGGCCCATGGTCGCATGCCTATCCCTGCCGTGGCGCGCCCGGACCGCTGATCGGCTATCTGCAGGAGGCGCTGCGCTGGTGGCGTCACTGGCTCTGCGGCGAAGACACCGGCATCATGGATGAGCCGCTCTACCGCGTCTGGGTGACAGGGGAGGAGCGGCCACAGCCTTTCTATCTCCCCGATCATGCCGGAAGCTGGGCCGCCGAGGATGCTTGGCCATCGCCGCGCATCGAGCGTCGCGTGCTGCATCTGAATGCTGCCGGGCTGACCGGTCAGGCGACGCCGGGCGCCACGCTTTCGGTACAATCGCCGGCGACTGCCGGGCGCGATTGCGGCCGTTGGGGTGGCTATGGCGGCTCCTGTCCGGACATGCCCATCGACCAGCGCCGAGAGGACGGCATGGCGTTGTGCTTCGACACAACGCCATTGGATGACGACCTGACATTGCTCGGCGCGGTCGAGCTCGACCTGCTCGTCACGGTCGACCAGCCGCATGTCAACCTCGCCGCACGGCTCTGCGATGTCTATCCCGACGGCACTTCGGCGTTGATGACCTATGGCGTGCTCAATCTCAGCCACCGCGACAGCCACGAGCACCCGACACCTTGTCCTGTCGGAACGCCATTTCGCGTAAAGCTGAAACTCAACGATTTTGCCCGCACCGTGCCTAGGGGCCATCGCATTCGGCTTGCGCTGGCCAACCAGCATTGGCCGATCCTGTGGCCGCAGCCGCACCTGTCGACGCTGTCAATGGCGAGCGGCGACTGCACCATGATGCTTCCGGTGCGCCCGCCGTCGCCGCGCGACAGTGATGTGCGTTTCGAGCCGGCTGAGACCGCGCCACCGGTGCCGACAACAACGCTGGAGGAGGGTTTCGATCGCCGCATCACCACGGAGGACGTCGGCACCGGGATGCAGACCATCGCGCTGAGTTCCGACCATGGATGCAGGCGCTACGACGATCGCGCCATCACCGTATCCTCGGCCAACAGCGACACGATGAGCATCAAGGCCGACGATCCGCTGTCGGCAAAGCTCGTCACGGAATACCGCTGGGCCATTGCCAGCGGCGATGCCGACACCGAGGCGACGGCAATCACCGAGCTGACGGCCGATGAAACGCATTTCAACCTGAGTTGGCGTCTCGAGGCGCGAGAACGAGGCAGGCTCGTCCACAGCGCCTCGGCAACCCAGCGCATCAGGCGCGATTTCGCCTGA
- the msuE gene encoding FMN reductase — protein sequence MTNPAVVGFSGNFTRPSKTRGFVDHIVTEIAGRYGLAASTHDVVDLGPSLGNAKWAGDLDGQARGILERIVAADVLVVGSPTYKGSYTGLFKHFFDLVDPAALRGKPVLLAATGGGERHALIVEHQLRPLFGFFEAFALPTAVYASDKDFVDGVLASEAIRTRVGLAVDDVGSALFGRQRARIAAE from the coding sequence ATGACCAATCCGGCCGTCGTCGGCTTCTCCGGCAATTTCACCCGGCCGTCCAAGACCCGAGGCTTCGTCGACCATATCGTGACCGAGATCGCCGGACGCTACGGCCTCGCCGCCAGCACCCACGACGTCGTCGATCTCGGCCCAAGCCTCGGCAACGCGAAATGGGCGGGCGATCTGGACGGACAGGCTCGCGGCATCCTCGAGCGGATCGTGGCCGCCGATGTGCTGGTCGTCGGCTCGCCGACCTACAAGGGCAGCTACACCGGCCTGTTCAAGCATTTCTTCGATCTCGTCGATCCGGCAGCGCTCAGGGGCAAGCCGGTGCTGCTGGCCGCGACCGGTGGCGGCGAGCGCCATGCACTGATCGTCGAGCACCAACTGCGGCCGTTGTTCGGCTTCTTCGAGGCCTTCGCGCTGCCGACGGCGGTCTACGCTTCGGACAAGGATTTCGTCGATGGCGTGCTGGCTTCCGAGGCGATCCGGACCCGCGTCGGCCTTGCGGTGGACGATGTCGGCTCGGCGCTTTTCGGCCGGCAGCGCGCCAGGATCGCCGCCGAATAA